A single genomic interval of Nostoc commune NIES-4072 harbors:
- a CDS encoding riboflavin synthase — protein MFTGLIQALGTMEPLGGDSWQITCVSHSCEVIMQDLAYGDSVAVDGVCLTVEKVLKDGFIATASPETLRRTTLGGEQTQQRYVNLEASLRVGSKVGGHFVMGHVDGIGQLLVAEQTASSWEMTFIASEAIARYIVPKGSIAVNGISLTVAAYEPELSQFKVAVIPLTYTDTNLRYLVSGSLVNLEGDILGKYVEKFLYPSNPHTTTDETSMDGITPAFLAEHGYL, from the coding sequence GTGTTTACAGGATTAATCCAGGCATTAGGAACGATGGAACCCTTAGGGGGTGATTCTTGGCAAATTACTTGCGTAAGCCATTCGTGTGAAGTAATTATGCAAGATTTGGCTTATGGTGACAGTGTTGCAGTAGATGGTGTTTGCCTGACAGTAGAAAAAGTTTTAAAAGACGGGTTTATTGCCACGGCTTCACCGGAAACGCTCCGTCGCACTACTTTAGGAGGTGAGCAAACGCAACAGCGATATGTCAATTTAGAAGCATCGCTAAGGGTGGGCAGTAAAGTTGGCGGTCATTTTGTGATGGGTCATGTAGACGGCATCGGTCAATTGCTAGTGGCAGAACAAACGGCTAGTTCTTGGGAAATGACCTTTATTGCTTCCGAGGCGATCGCACGGTATATTGTCCCCAAAGGTAGCATAGCTGTCAATGGCATCAGTCTTACTGTAGCGGCTTATGAGCCAGAACTCTCTCAATTCAAGGTGGCAGTAATTCCCCTCACATACACCGATACAAATCTTCGCTATTTGGTTTCTGGAAGTTTGGTGAATCTAGAAGGAGATATTCTCGGCAAATACGTCGAAAAATTCCTTTACCCTAGCAACCCACACACCACCACTGATGAAACTAGTATGGATGGCATCACACCCGCATTCTTAGCAGAACACGGGTATTTGTAA
- a CDS encoding bifunctional nuclease family protein, which yields MIEMKVAGIALDAITRSPIVLLKDSSDRRALPIYIGQEQARAIMGALENQKPPRPLTHDLIVNLLETWNMTLEKVIIHSLQKDTFYAALIVQQGEVKKEIDARPSDAIAIALRTNTPIWVMEEVIADASIPVDRDADEAEQQAFREFVSNLRPEDLIKRFGNDDS from the coding sequence ATGATTGAAATGAAAGTCGCTGGCATAGCATTAGATGCCATAACTCGTAGCCCGATTGTCCTTTTGAAAGATTCTTCAGATCGGCGGGCTTTGCCAATTTACATCGGTCAGGAACAGGCTAGGGCAATTATGGGTGCGCTGGAGAATCAAAAGCCTCCCAGACCCTTAACCCACGACCTGATTGTGAATCTTCTAGAGACTTGGAATATGACTCTAGAAAAGGTGATCATTCATTCCTTGCAAAAGGATACATTTTATGCAGCTCTAATCGTCCAGCAAGGCGAGGTTAAAAAAGAAATTGATGCGCGTCCTAGCGATGCGATCGCCATTGCCCTCCGTACAAATACCCCCATTTGGGTAATGGAAGAAGTGATTGCTGATGCTTCTATTCCTGTCGATCGTGATGCAGATGAAGCCGAACAGCAAGCCTTCCGTGAATTTGTTTCCAATCTCCGTCCTGAAGATTTGATTAAGCGCTTTGGTAATGATGACAGTTAA
- a CDS encoding aldo/keto reductase — translation MQYRRFGKTNLRLSVFSLGTMRYLADFENAHQTIEQALALGINHLETARGYGKSEEYLGRALKAGLSVPRTRLYITTKISATADADTMRRCIDESLERLQLDYLDCLGVHGLNTWQHLEWVQAKNGCMQAVEEAVADGRVRHVGFSSHGSLELIQAAINTDFFEFVNLHYYYFFQRHAPAIQLAAEKDMGIFIISPADKGGRLYTPPQTLKDLCYPYSPLELNYRFLLADSRITTLSIGPANPDELREPLRIADDDEELTSAEISAFERLENHQKVALETDKCSQCYACLPCPANINIPEVLRLRNLAVAYDMTDYGQYRYGMFENAGHWFPGIKGNRCTECGDCLPRCPKKLDIPALLEDAHQRLNGKVGRRLWS, via the coding sequence ATGCAATACCGACGGTTTGGGAAAACGAATCTGCGCCTCTCGGTTTTTTCTCTGGGAACAATGCGCTACCTGGCTGATTTTGAAAATGCTCACCAGACTATCGAACAAGCCTTAGCGTTAGGAATTAATCATCTAGAAACCGCCAGAGGTTACGGCAAAAGTGAGGAGTATCTTGGTAGGGCGTTAAAAGCTGGGTTGTCAGTACCCCGAACGAGGCTTTATATCACTACCAAAATCTCTGCCACAGCAGATGCTGACACCATGCGTCGGTGCATCGACGAATCCCTAGAACGATTACAGCTAGATTATTTAGATTGCTTAGGCGTTCATGGCTTGAACACCTGGCAACATTTAGAGTGGGTGCAAGCCAAAAATGGCTGTATGCAAGCCGTAGAAGAAGCTGTTGCTGATGGTCGAGTGCGACACGTTGGTTTTTCTAGCCACGGGTCATTAGAGCTAATTCAGGCAGCAATAAATACAGATTTTTTTGAATTTGTCAATCTGCATTATTACTATTTTTTCCAACGGCACGCACCAGCGATTCAACTAGCTGCTGAAAAGGACATGGGCATTTTCATTATTTCCCCTGCTGATAAGGGGGGACGCCTCTATACACCACCCCAAACTCTAAAAGACCTGTGTTATCCGTATTCACCCTTAGAATTAAACTATCGATTTTTACTTGCTGATAGCCGTATTACTACTTTGAGTATCGGCCCAGCAAACCCAGATGAATTAAGGGAACCTTTGCGAATCGCTGACGATGATGAAGAGTTAACATCAGCAGAAATTTCTGCTTTTGAACGGTTAGAAAATCACCAAAAAGTTGCTTTAGAAACTGATAAGTGTAGCCAATGTTATGCTTGTTTGCCCTGTCCAGCAAATATCAATATTCCAGAGGTATTGCGGTTACGAAATCTTGCAGTGGCATACGATATGACTGACTATGGGCAATATCGTTACGGAATGTTTGAAAATGCCGGTCATTGGTTCCCTGGAATCAAAGGTAACCGTTGTACAGAATGCGGTGACTGTTTGCCTCGGTGTCCAAAAAAGTTAGATATTCCAGCTTTATTGGAAGATGCTCATCAAAGATTAAATGGGAAAGTAGGTAGGAGATTGTGGAGTTGA
- a CDS encoding aspartyl protease family protein has product MVDTQKFPYKIIDSSLGMVDQMPYIPLRLSLNDQSLNTEGLLDTGASVNVLPYELGLQLGLIWEDETLSVLLTGNLARFEARAVVVDAQVSSFPTINLAFAWTQASNVPLILGQANFFFEFDVCFFRARSEFEVRPKEVG; this is encoded by the coding sequence ATGGTTGACACTCAAAAATTTCCCTACAAAATCATTGATAGTAGCCTTGGCATGGTTGATCAAATGCCATACATACCTTTGAGGCTCAGTCTTAATGATCAATCTCTGAACACTGAAGGTTTATTGGATACAGGTGCAAGCGTTAATGTTTTGCCCTATGAGTTGGGTTTACAACTGGGCTTAATTTGGGAAGATGAAACTCTCTCAGTTCTATTGACAGGAAACTTGGCTCGATTTGAAGCTCGTGCAGTCGTTGTTGATGCTCAAGTCAGTTCATTCCCCACCATTAATCTTGCATTTGCTTGGACACAAGCATCCAATGTGCCTTTAATCTTAGGGCAAGCTAATTTCTTCTTTGAGTTTGATGTTTGTTTCTTCCGTGCGCGTTCTGAATTTGAAGTTCGTCCCAAAGAGGTTGGATAA
- a CDS encoding M23 family metallopeptidase codes for MTQRNNSAPHRLHYLWQQGLTKKRFASTLPAQSLCWLSSVSLLSGGFVFAQTETQIDNIVPTVENSKPSAVINPIKKQTVAPEAAQAQPEFSQRRARLRKRLAKPEVAQSKEPVRQSTPKIEAAQPVVITRQSKPKVEASQVTPARVRQEKPNTPFRSLPEKLPEVAQPSNNSNSAVSATAEKTKDYNNAYIDPNNYDSGATATYQAPNSVILTERSSGCRAILPSGQSVLGGVCAKVPQRSVADSNSKPAPTWLRRSQNAQLPVVPPVRQIASSSSNTSRWRSTPTQSGSSGVTKSGFSPNRFIPSPSEFSPTRVSATPIAPSGGTLPPPMADGNIAPRPSNVAYDFSLASVLPQIPYIGRVAYSGTGMMYPLSIPAAITSVFGWRIHPITGNQRFHAGTDLGAPTGTPVLAAAAGQVETANWVGGYGLTVILNHKSAEQTLYGHMSEILVQPGQWVQPGTVIGLVGSTGNSTGPHLHFEVRHLTPNGWIATDPGVELQSALSQLVRGLQTAQVSQEPGS; via the coding sequence CAAAAAAACGTTTTGCTTCAACACTACCAGCTCAGAGCCTCTGTTGGCTGAGTAGCGTCAGCCTCCTTAGCGGCGGCTTTGTGTTTGCCCAAACGGAAACACAAATAGACAACATAGTTCCCACAGTTGAAAATTCCAAGCCTTCAGCAGTTATAAATCCAATTAAAAAGCAGACTGTTGCGCCCGAAGCCGCTCAAGCACAACCGGAATTTTCCCAACGGCGAGCCAGACTCAGAAAGAGATTAGCCAAGCCAGAGGTTGCTCAATCAAAAGAGCCAGTTAGGCAGTCTACACCCAAAATCGAAGCTGCTCAACCTGTTGTGATTACCAGACAGTCAAAACCCAAGGTAGAAGCATCCCAGGTTACTCCTGCACGGGTGAGACAGGAAAAACCCAATACCCCTTTCCGCTCTTTACCTGAAAAACTTCCAGAAGTTGCTCAACCATCAAATAACTCGAACAGCGCTGTCAGTGCAACTGCGGAAAAAACCAAGGATTATAATAACGCCTATATTGATCCTAATAATTATGACAGTGGTGCCACGGCTACTTATCAAGCACCAAATTCTGTAATTCTCACAGAACGCTCCAGTGGTTGTCGAGCCATTTTGCCATCAGGGCAAAGTGTATTAGGCGGCGTTTGCGCCAAAGTACCGCAAAGGAGTGTAGCTGATTCTAATAGTAAACCAGCACCTACTTGGCTTAGAAGAAGTCAAAATGCACAATTACCAGTAGTTCCACCCGTACGGCAGATTGCATCTTCTTCTAGCAATACCAGCAGATGGCGTAGTACTCCAACTCAAAGTGGTTCTAGCGGCGTCACCAAGAGCGGATTTAGCCCTAATCGGTTTATCCCAAGTCCTAGCGAGTTCAGCCCCACGAGAGTGAGTGCAACTCCCATCGCACCCAGTGGCGGTACTTTACCTCCACCAATGGCAGATGGCAACATTGCACCTCGTCCCAGCAACGTAGCTTATGACTTCTCACTGGCATCAGTATTGCCGCAAATCCCCTACATAGGGAGAGTTGCCTATAGTGGTACGGGGATGATGTATCCATTGTCTATACCTGCTGCCATCACTTCTGTATTTGGTTGGCGAATTCATCCAATCACAGGTAATCAACGCTTCCATGCTGGTACAGATTTAGGTGCGCCTACGGGAACACCAGTTTTGGCTGCTGCTGCTGGTCAAGTGGAAACTGCTAACTGGGTGGGTGGTTATGGTTTAACCGTTATCCTAAATCACAAATCTGCTGAACAAACTCTCTACGGTCACATGTCAGAAATCCTTGTTCAACCCGGTCAGTGGGTACAACCTGGAACTGTCATCGGGCTAGTTGGCAGCACCGGGAACTCCACAGGCCCTCACCTGCACTTTGAAGTTCGTCACCTGACACCGAACGGGTGGATTGCTACTGACCCAGGCGTGGAATTACAAAGCGCCCTCAGCCAGTTAGTACGAGGCTTGCAAACTGCTCAGGTAAGCCAGGAACCAGGAAGTTAG